In Candidatus Defluviilinea proxima, a single genomic region encodes these proteins:
- a CDS encoding SH3 domain-containing protein: MFKTQNLYQNDEKWKSTKLGNSSETIGGWGCLLTSVTMMLNGIGYSETPETVNEKMKAAGGFQGAFFIPSVLPYVWPNCAYRDMQPCESFPAPIDQIDAAVAAGKPVILQVDWNKQAGIQTHFVLVKEKKGNDYVLYDPYKYGGDGPDKEVLLTARYKYNGAKIDSEISAVLWFDSYSAAPPEPPKVTKVPVPADKYILYAVEDDLALRADPSVGGFLWKRLVMGSELICLEPKATVKAKLGVNGQWINVQDSTGTQGYVAAWYVSDSKNPPAPATTGTTPAAPKPASPSTTTVTSKPATTSTTPAAKPLPTGALLFIPTEELAFRSKPEISPESLIRRIPVTEQLVSIEPANFAIPKVGVTGQWLKVRDQQNKEGFVAAWYVKYASGSQQPATGTTPATVLPTGGVLKVKATAEGIALRKQPVVSDASLIYRLPLGTVFTVTEPNAEGKVGKNDQWLKVKDPNGAEGYVAAWFVGR; encoded by the coding sequence ATGTTCAAGACGCAGAATCTTTATCAGAATGATGAGAAGTGGAAGAGCACCAAGCTTGGGAATTCATCTGAAACCATCGGCGGGTGGGGCTGTCTACTGACATCCGTCACCATGATGTTGAATGGAATTGGATACAGCGAAACTCCCGAAACCGTCAATGAAAAAATGAAAGCAGCCGGCGGTTTTCAGGGAGCATTTTTTATCCCCAGCGTCCTGCCGTATGTGTGGCCGAATTGTGCGTATCGCGATATGCAGCCTTGCGAAAGCTTCCCCGCTCCCATTGATCAGATCGATGCGGCAGTGGCGGCTGGTAAGCCGGTCATCCTTCAAGTGGACTGGAACAAGCAGGCGGGTATTCAAACTCACTTCGTACTGGTAAAGGAAAAGAAGGGCAACGATTACGTTCTCTATGATCCTTATAAATACGGCGGTGATGGCCCAGATAAGGAAGTATTGCTCACCGCTCGCTATAAATACAACGGCGCAAAAATCGATTCTGAGATCAGTGCGGTTCTATGGTTTGATTCTTACAGCGCTGCGCCACCCGAACCTCCCAAGGTCACCAAAGTGCCGGTGCCTGCTGATAAGTATATACTCTATGCAGTGGAAGATGATCTTGCGTTACGTGCCGATCCGTCTGTTGGCGGATTTCTTTGGAAGCGCTTGGTTATGGGTTCAGAATTGATCTGCTTGGAACCCAAGGCTACTGTAAAAGCTAAACTAGGTGTGAATGGGCAGTGGATCAACGTACAAGACTCCACCGGTACTCAGGGATATGTGGCCGCATGGTATGTTTCAGATAGTAAGAACCCACCTGCTCCTGCAACGACAGGCACGACTCCTGCCGCCCCGAAACCTGCTTCACCCTCGACAACTACTGTTACATCCAAGCCTGCTACTACCTCTACTACTCCCGCCGCAAAGCCCCTTCCCACCGGAGCTTTGTTGTTCATCCCTACTGAAGAACTTGCATTCCGCTCCAAGCCTGAAATCTCACCTGAGAGTTTGATTCGTCGCATTCCTGTGACGGAGCAGTTAGTCTCCATTGAACCCGCTAATTTTGCCATTCCGAAAGTAGGTGTTACTGGTCAATGGCTCAAGGTGCGTGACCAGCAAAACAAGGAAGGTTTCGTCGCCGCCTGGTATGTAAAGTACGCAAGCGGTTCACAACAACCAGCCACAGGGACAACGCCCGCCACCGTACTTCCTACTGGAGGGGTTCTAAAGGTAAAAGCTACCGCTGAAGGGATCGCCCTCCGCAAACAACCGGTGGTGAGTGATGCAAGCCTCATCTATCGCCTGCCATTAGGAACAGTGTTCACGGTTACCGAACCTAACGCAGAAGGAAAAGTTGGCAAGAACGATCAATGGCTTAAGGTCAAAGACCCAAATGGGGCTGAAGGGTATGTAGCGGCCTGGTTCGTAGGAAGATAA
- a CDS encoding histidine phosphatase family protein has protein sequence MTTRLYLIRHGATQLSAEDRFAGAANVFLSDEGRNQVEHLSERLAKGKVHAIYASPLDRSMETATIIAKYQNIKPIPKPGIREINHGHWEGLSRQEVKDQYPEEYRAWGEDPFTFAPEGGESGITVLARALPVIREAVINHKDENVVIVSHKATLRLVLSSLLGFDVRGFRDRLDQAPACLNILDFKDPVRARLMLFNDTSHYANQPNRAHKHLSPWWDLTTLEDEDKNHYNI, from the coding sequence ATGACAACCCGCCTTTACCTTATTCGCCATGGTGCGACCCAACTTTCCGCGGAGGACCGCTTTGCGGGCGCGGCCAACGTATTTTTATCCGATGAAGGGCGTAATCAGGTGGAACATCTTTCAGAACGCCTCGCCAAGGGCAAGGTCCATGCGATTTATGCCAGTCCGCTGGACCGTTCCATGGAAACCGCTACGATTATCGCAAAATATCAGAACATCAAACCGATCCCTAAGCCAGGGATCCGCGAGATCAATCACGGACACTGGGAAGGGTTATCCCGCCAAGAGGTGAAGGATCAATATCCAGAGGAATATAGAGCCTGGGGAGAGGACCCTTTCACCTTCGCGCCAGAGGGTGGAGAATCGGGCATCACAGTATTGGCACGTGCTTTACCTGTGATTCGCGAGGCAGTGATCAACCATAAGGACGAGAATGTGGTCATTGTTTCACATAAAGCAACCTTGCGACTTGTTCTCAGTAGCTTGTTGGGGTTCGATGTGCGCGGTTTTCGCGACAGGCTCGATCAGGCACCTGCCTGTTTGAATATCCTTGATTTCAAGGACCCGGTCCGCGCACGGTTGATGTTATTCAATGACACTTCCCATTATGCCAACCAACCCAACCGGGCTCACAAACACCTCTCACCTTGGTGGGATCTCACAACTTTAGAGGATGAAGACAAGAACCACTACAATATCTAA
- a CDS encoding alpha/beta fold hydrolase: MALQSLLILRTKTGKQSKRIRNKVVLKSTSRILAMNKLKFYWLPIGILILILNACGTTTASLPPTPTVASSPTSSPFPTPTLTTTPTSTLIPTATPIPHPLEIVAMRAREYPGSDIVIEDVLDPGVGYDRYYVSYKSEGLKIYALMTVPNSEKPATGWPVIVFNHGYIPPDVYVTTERYIAYVDLIARAGYIVLRPDYRGHDRSEGEARGAYSTPDYTIDVLNAVSSIQKYPDADPNRVGMWGHSMGGYITLRSMVIRKDIKAGVIWAGVVGSYPDLLYNWRRGPTASPDSTPRPGGWRTTIVQTYGSPEENPEFWASISANSYLSDVSGPIQLHHGTADTDVPVEFSERLFYQALEVDKYIELYKYEGDNHNISNYFSTAMSRTIEFYDRYVK; this comes from the coding sequence ATGGCTCTGCAGTCCCTGCTTATATTGCGCACAAAAACTGGAAAGCAAAGTAAAAGAATTAGAAACAAGGTTGTCCTAAAATCCACATCAAGGATTTTAGCAATGAACAAACTTAAGTTTTACTGGTTGCCAATTGGAATATTGATACTGATACTCAACGCCTGTGGAACAACAACCGCTTCGCTTCCTCCTACGCCGACAGTTGCATCGTCCCCAACAAGCTCTCCCTTCCCTACACCGACTCTTACTACAACACCCACATCGACGCTCATCCCCACCGCAACACCGATTCCGCATCCACTGGAGATCGTTGCAATGCGCGCACGTGAATATCCCGGCAGTGATATTGTGATTGAAGATGTTCTTGACCCGGGCGTTGGCTACGACCGCTATTATGTCTCTTACAAATCAGAGGGACTAAAGATCTACGCCCTCATGACCGTTCCAAACAGCGAGAAACCCGCTACAGGCTGGCCGGTTATTGTTTTCAACCACGGATACATTCCCCCAGATGTATATGTCACAACAGAAAGATACATCGCCTACGTTGACCTGATCGCGCGTGCAGGATATATCGTCCTTCGCCCAGACTATCGCGGACATGACCGGTCTGAGGGAGAAGCACGAGGCGCCTACAGCACCCCCGATTACACGATCGATGTCTTGAATGCGGTCTCTTCGATACAGAAGTATCCGGATGCAGACCCCAATCGCGTTGGCATGTGGGGACATTCCATGGGCGGGTATATCACTCTGCGTTCAATGGTCATTCGCAAAGACATCAAAGCCGGTGTGATTTGGGCTGGCGTTGTCGGCTCATATCCAGACCTTTTATATAACTGGCGACGCGGCCCCACCGCATCCCCAGACTCAACTCCACGCCCCGGCGGTTGGCGCACAACCATCGTACAGACTTATGGCTCGCCGGAAGAAAATCCCGAATTCTGGGCGTCTATCTCGGCTAACTCCTATTTAAGTGACGTTTCGGGTCCCATCCAACTCCATCACGGCACAGCCGACACAGACGTACCTGTGGAATTCTCAGAAAGACTCTTTTACCAAGCGCTCGAAGTAGACAAATATATAGAGCTATATAAATATGAAGGGGACAATCATAATATCTCGAATTATTTTAGTACCGCAATGAGTCGCACGATAGAATTTTACGACAGATATGTAAAGTAA
- a CDS encoding DUF4760 domain-containing protein yields MNLSNLIQIISTIAMTLGIVFGVLNLRNFQASRKREAAILMLNSFQTMEFVRGLLYIFDLPDNATNEDFENLPEDKFMTIYLVLGTWERLGILVFRNEISVDLVDDAFSGPIIQSWTKLGKYVEAFRARVNRETGFEWFQWLAERMMEREQHGSAVPAYIAHKNWKAK; encoded by the coding sequence ATGAACTTATCCAACCTTATTCAGATCATCTCCACAATCGCCATGACATTAGGCATTGTGTTCGGCGTTCTCAATCTGAGGAATTTTCAGGCAAGCCGCAAACGAGAAGCCGCCATCCTTATGCTCAACTCATTTCAAACCATGGAATTCGTGCGTGGGTTGTTATATATCTTCGACCTTCCAGATAATGCCACCAACGAAGACTTCGAAAACCTGCCCGAGGATAAATTCATGACCATCTACCTCGTGCTTGGCACATGGGAACGCCTGGGTATTCTTGTGTTTCGCAACGAAATCTCTGTTGACCTTGTGGACGATGCCTTTAGCGGTCCCATCATTCAATCATGGACGAAGCTCGGCAAATACGTTGAGGCGTTTCGCGCCCGCGTAAACCGTGAGACAGGTTTCGAATGGTTCCAGTGGCTGGCCGAACGAATGATGGAAAGAGAACAGCATGGCTCTGCAGTCCCTGCTTATATTGCGCACAAAAACTGGAAAGCAAAGTAA
- a CDS encoding thymidine phosphorylase, producing MRAVDIIIKKRDKGELSREEIEFFVKGFVSGDVPDYQVSSFAMAILLNGMTPRETTDLTLTMAHSGQMLDLSDVVDLAVDKHSSGGVGDKTTLTVLPTVAACGLPVGKMSGRGLGFSGGTLDKLESIPGYRVDLTTDEFKKQLKEKGVVLAGQSLDLAPADGKLYALRDVTGTVQSIPLIASSIMCKKLAAGANAILLDVKTGLGAFMETLDEARVLANLMVDIGKLAGREVVALLSDMNQPLGYAVGNSLEVVEAIETLQGGGPHDFREHCLHVSAHMLVLGKRAKDLDEGRVMAEKSIADGSAFEKFRVLVAAQGGDVSYVDDTSKFPRAKFVEVVKAPRNGSISQVQARSVGEAAVTLGAGRAKKSDSVDHAVGFIIHHKVGDKVQKGEPLFTIHANDEAKLAEVREVVLVAHSFSESVVTPLPLFYS from the coding sequence ATGCGTGCAGTAGATATCATCATCAAAAAACGTGATAAAGGTGAACTCTCTCGTGAAGAGATCGAGTTCTTTGTGAAGGGGTTTGTGTCGGGAGATGTGCCTGATTATCAGGTCTCTTCTTTTGCGATGGCAATCCTTCTCAACGGGATGACCCCGCGCGAGACGACGGACTTGACTCTCACAATGGCGCATTCTGGTCAGATGCTTGATCTGAGCGATGTAGTTGACCTCGCCGTGGACAAACATTCCTCTGGTGGAGTCGGTGACAAAACGACTCTAACGGTTCTTCCCACTGTTGCGGCATGTGGACTCCCCGTTGGGAAAATGTCTGGTCGCGGACTTGGGTTCAGCGGCGGCACGCTCGATAAGTTGGAGTCGATCCCGGGGTATCGAGTCGATCTCACAACTGACGAATTCAAGAAACAACTCAAAGAAAAAGGCGTTGTGCTTGCAGGTCAATCCTTGGATCTAGCTCCGGCCGACGGAAAGCTATATGCTCTCCGTGATGTGACAGGGACGGTGCAATCTATTCCGTTGATCGCTTCTTCTATTATGTGCAAAAAACTAGCGGCAGGCGCAAATGCGATCTTGTTGGATGTGAAGACTGGCCTTGGCGCTTTTATGGAAACCTTGGATGAAGCGCGCGTCCTTGCGAACCTCATGGTGGATATTGGCAAGTTGGCTGGCCGTGAAGTGGTGGCTTTGCTTTCGGATATGAATCAGCCACTTGGGTACGCTGTTGGTAATTCGCTTGAAGTGGTCGAAGCGATAGAAACGCTCCAGGGTGGCGGTCCGCATGATTTTCGTGAACATTGTTTGCATGTGAGCGCACATATGCTTGTATTGGGAAAACGAGCGAAGGATTTGGATGAAGGCCGCGTGATGGCGGAAAAGTCCATTGCGGATGGGTCGGCGTTTGAAAAGTTCCGTGTGTTGGTGGCGGCGCAGGGAGGCGATGTTTCGTATGTGGATGACACGTCCAAGTTCCCACGCGCAAAATTTGTCGAGGTGGTAAAGGCCCCTCGAAACGGGAGCATATCCCAGGTCCAAGCGAGAAGCGTGGGTGAGGCGGCGGTGACTTTGGGTGCCGGGCGGGCGAAGAAATCCGACTCGGTGGATCATGCAGTCGGCTTCATCATCCATCACAAAGTTGGGGATAAAGTCCAAAAAGGTGAGCCTTTGTTCACGATCCATGCTAATGACGAAGCTAAACTGGCCGAGGTGCGTGAGGTTGTGCTTGTGGCGCACTCCTTCTCTGAAAGCGTTGTGACTCCGTTACCGCTGTTTTACTCTTAA